The following proteins come from a genomic window of Coffea arabica cultivar ET-39 chromosome 11c, Coffea Arabica ET-39 HiFi, whole genome shotgun sequence:
- the LOC140016479 gene encoding putative protease Do-like 14 — MATCDDCLDRKIISNLAASIFKAIVSIHVTGGNRSKNNFEHRATETILDPKGLILHRLLLMKVTLHDQTEYDARLMHSNHLTNLATPQIDPDTALQIVELGDSSNVQQGDFVFVVGCPLNLPHSVSAGVVSSIDRTNRDLADFGFNGRLHKYIQFDRALSQVSEVSGPDGVWEVVELCHAPHHFFLPYCKGCFGGPLVDMDGKVCCRTPTSAAGIEAGDVMVELDGIPTYSIEQVMSNIGSGINVSIRVIVIRWDGAHYLTFFTGDRADPADDELPFCI, encoded by the exons atggcgacaTGTGATGATTGCTTGGATCGTAAAATAATATCTAACTTGGCAGCTTCAATTTTCAAAGCAATTGTTTCCATACATGTTACTGGAG GTAACAGatctaaaaataattttgagCATAGAGCCACCGAAACCATATTAGATCCAAAAGGCCTTATTCTGCATCGGTTGTTGTTG ATGAAAGTCACTTTGCATGACCAAACAGAATATGATGCTAGGTTGATGCACTCTAATCACTTAACTAACTTAGCaacaccacaaattgatcctgACACTGCACTCCAAATTGTGGAACTTGGTGATTCAAGTAACGTACAACAAGGGGACTTTGTATTTGTTGTTGGTTGTCCACTAAATCTCCCACACTCTGTCTCAGCTGGAGTTGTGAG CTCCATTGACCGTACAAACCGCGATTTGGCTGATTTTGGATTCAATGGACGGCTACATAAGTACATCCAGTTTGATCGTGCATTATCTCAG GTTTCTGAAGTTTCTGGACCAGATGGTGTTTGGGAAGTGGTTGAACTGTGTCATGCTCCTCATCACTTTTTCCTTCCTTACTGCAAG GGATGTTTTGGTGGCCCACTTGTTGATATGGATGGTAAG GTTTGCTGCCGGACACCTACTTCTGCAGCTGGAATTGAGGCGGGTGATGTTATGGTTGAGTTGGACGGAATACCCACATACAGCATTGAGCAG GTTATGAGCAACATCGGCAGTGGGATcaatgtatccattagagtgaTTGTCATCCGTTGGGATGGAGCACACTATCTTACCTTTTTTACTGGGGATAGAGCTGATCCAGCGGATGATGAACTTCCTTTCTGTATTTGA
- the LOC140017082 gene encoding replication protein A 70 kDa DNA-binding subunit B-like, whose protein sequence is MLIPFRRYYISSAALRKAEPRYNVNDYLYSWVIHNITLVEEYVEQVPPVIPCHFELTAFENLFRFADIENLQNIQGIIVHVFPSRERSLDSTTRDLVVINQEKRPMLLTLWNEFEASEGAQLANTIANNNIIIAMRVKVTTFNYLYLTTRLASCLLVNPPTPQATVLRYGQNQQKIAQLIEEASYKDSTKLLPLPKNNDIISVENAVSILKNVKTVWIRGNTSLAAEQRSF, encoded by the exons ATGTTGATTCCATTCAGGAGATACTATATCTCTAGTGCAGCTCTTCGCAAAGCAGAACCAAGGTATAACGTCAATGACTACCTATATTCTTGGGTAATCCATAACATAACGTTGGTTGAGGAGTATGTTGAGCAAGTTCCGCCGGTTATTCCGTGTCACTTTGAGCTCACAGCATTTGAAAACTTATTCAGATTTGCTGACATAGAAAATTTGCAAA ATATCCAGGGTATTATCGTGCATGTTTTTCCTTCACGGGAACGGAGTCTTGATTCAACGACTAGAGACTTGGTTGTTATTAATCAAGA AAAAAGGCCAATGCTCCTTACTTTGTGGAACGAATTTGAAGCAAGTGAAGGAGCGCAACTGGCAAACACTATCGCAAACAACAACATCATCATAGCTATGAGAGTCAAAGTAACTACTTTTAACT ATCTATATCTAACAACAAGGCTTGCAAGTTGTCTGCTGGTGAATCCACCAACTCCTCAAGCCACTGTATTAAG GTATGGTCAGAATCAGCAGAAAATTGCACAACTAATTGAGGAGGCCAGTTACAAAGACTCAACCAAATTGCTGCCTCTGCCCAAAAATAATGATATCATTAGTGTTGAGAATGCTGTGAGCATATTGAAAAAT GTCAAGACTGTTTGGATACGAGGAAATACTTCTTTGGCAGCTGAGCAGCGATCTTTCTAG